In Rhodospirillum rubrum ATCC 11170, a genomic segment contains:
- a CDS encoding MraY family glycosyltransferase: MVGLALLAVPLSAVATGWLRRVLQARKVLDTPNARSSHSVPTPRGGGLAVLAVALALCAVGWLAGAPVGWRPWALLAGAIVLAALSFADDLGGLGAGKRFAVQALCVGLGLAALPAGALGLGGLLPEVLGGPLVFLGWLWFVNLYNFMDGIDGLTGVETLSLGLGTALVAGSAGMAMDQMMAGPILAGAALGFLWWNWHPARIFLGDVGSVPLGYLLGALLAALAAEGHLAAALLLPGYYLADATLTLGRRALRGAKVWQAHREHFYQRATQGGWPHDRVSLWVGGLNGVLAGLALWSTFDGYALPALAAGIVAIALVLGTFARAGRGRTQAREYEA, encoded by the coding sequence ATGGTCGGGCTGGCGCTGCTGGCGGTCCCGTTAAGCGCGGTGGCCACCGGTTGGCTGCGCCGTGTTCTGCAGGCCCGCAAGGTTCTTGACACCCCCAACGCCCGCTCCAGCCATTCCGTGCCGACGCCGCGCGGCGGCGGGCTGGCGGTTCTCGCCGTCGCGCTGGCGCTCTGCGCTGTTGGCTGGCTGGCCGGCGCGCCGGTCGGCTGGCGGCCCTGGGCGCTGCTCGCCGGAGCCATCGTCCTCGCCGCCCTGTCCTTCGCCGATGACCTGGGCGGACTGGGGGCGGGCAAACGCTTCGCCGTTCAGGCGCTGTGCGTCGGCCTGGGGCTAGCCGCCCTCCCGGCCGGCGCGCTTGGCCTGGGTGGGCTGCTGCCCGAGGTCCTTGGCGGGCCGCTGGTCTTCCTGGGCTGGCTATGGTTCGTCAATCTCTATAATTTCATGGATGGCATCGACGGGCTGACCGGGGTGGAAACCCTCTCGTTGGGCCTGGGAACGGCTTTGGTCGCCGGCTCTGCCGGGATGGCGATGGACCAGATGATGGCCGGGCCGATCCTGGCCGGGGCGGCGCTCGGCTTTTTGTGGTGGAACTGGCATCCGGCGCGCATCTTCCTCGGCGATGTCGGCAGCGTGCCGCTGGGCTATCTGCTCGGCGCCCTGCTGGCGGCTTTGGCGGCCGAGGGCCATTTGGCGGCGGCGCTGCTGCTACCGGGCTATTATCTGGCCGACGCCACCTTGACCCTTGGCCGGCGGGCGCTGCGCGGGGCCAAGGTGTGGCAGGCCCACCGCGAGCATTTCTACCAGCGCGCCACCCAGGGCGGCTGGCCCCACGACCGGGTCAGCCTGTGGGTCGGCGGCTTGAACGGCGTTCTGGCCGGTCTTGCCCTGTGGTCGACCTTTGATGGCTATGCCCTGCCGGCCCTGGCCGCGGGCATCGTGGCGATCGCCCTGGTGCTGGGAACCTTCGCCCGCGCCGGACGCGGCCGGACGCAAGCAAGGGAATACGAGGCGTGA
- a CDS encoding glycosyltransferase family 4 protein, which yields MTSHPRKVLFLVTEDWAFWRHRLPMARAARDAGFAVTVACRVNAHRDRIEAEGFRVVALPWNRRGVNPLTEIALLWKVIALLRAERPALIHNVAIKPAIHGALAAGFAGSPPVVTTVAGMGWVYASESLKARLIRPVVTALFRLLLNRPERRLIVQNPDDQAFFVDKSIVQADRIVLIEGSGVDTEQFVPAPEPAGRPSFFYVGRMLRDKGLADLIAATRLLRDRSIPLRVVLVGEPDPGNPASLSADDLRAWEAAGLVEWWGHRDDVAAVWREAHVAVLPTLYREGVPKALLEAGATGRPSIATDMPGCRDLVVDGQTGLLVPPGDAGALAAAMLALAEDPPRRVALGAAARERVVARFSSRVVGRQTAAVYRALLP from the coding sequence ATGACATCCCATCCGCGTAAGGTTTTGTTCCTGGTCACCGAAGACTGGGCCTTCTGGCGTCACCGTCTGCCGATGGCGCGCGCCGCCCGCGACGCCGGGTTCGCCGTGACCGTCGCCTGCCGGGTGAACGCCCACCGCGACCGCATCGAGGCCGAGGGCTTTCGCGTCGTCGCCCTGCCGTGGAACCGCCGGGGGGTCAATCCTCTCACCGAAATCGCCCTGCTGTGGAAAGTGATCGCCCTGCTGCGCGCCGAACGGCCGGCCCTGATCCACAATGTGGCGATCAAGCCGGCCATTCATGGCGCGTTGGCCGCCGGTTTCGCCGGCTCTCCGCCGGTGGTGACGACGGTGGCCGGCATGGGCTGGGTCTATGCCTCGGAAAGCCTCAAGGCCCGGCTGATCCGCCCGGTGGTCACCGCCCTGTTCCGCCTGCTGCTCAATCGCCCGGAACGCCGGCTGATCGTGCAAAACCCCGATGACCAAGCCTTTTTCGTCGATAAATCCATCGTCCAGGCCGATCGCATCGTGCTGATCGAAGGATCGGGCGTCGATACCGAGCAGTTCGTTCCCGCCCCCGAACCCGCCGGCCGCCCCAGCTTTTTCTATGTCGGGCGCATGCTGCGCGACAAGGGACTGGCCGATCTGATCGCCGCCACCCGCCTGCTGCGCGACCGCTCGATTCCGCTGCGCGTCGTGCTGGTCGGCGAGCCCGATCCCGGCAATCCGGCCAGCCTCAGCGCCGATGATCTGCGCGCCTGGGAAGCCGCCGGTCTGGTGGAATGGTGGGGACATCGCGACGACGTGGCGGCGGTCTGGCGCGAGGCCCATGTGGCCGTTCTGCCCACCCTTTACCGCGAGGGCGTGCCCAAGGCGCTGCTCGAGGCCGGGGCCACCGGCCGGCCGTCGATCGCCACCGATATGCCGGGCTGCCGCGATCTGGTGGTCGATGGCCAGACCGGCCTGCTGGTTCCCCCCGGCGACGCCGGCGCCCTGGCGGCGGCGATGCTGGCCCTGGCCGAGGATCCGCCGCGGCGGGTCGCCCTGGGCGCCGCGGCGCGCGAGCGGGTGGTCGCCCGCTTCTCCTCGCGCGTCGTCGGTCGGCAGACGGCGGCGGTCTATCGCGCCCTGTTGCCTTGA